The DNA window GATGCACGCCTTCAGTCCTCCGGCGACACGTGTGAAAAGTCATGAAACGCCGTCCAGCAGTCTTTGAGACGTGGATTATACGACGTTTTAGCATACAAGAGGATCGACAAAGCTGGCCCAACGTGCCTCCTTTGACGGGGCATCCTAAACAAGTCCCTCCTTTGTTTGAGTATTTAGGGCGGTATTACATCACCGACACCACATATAAACCGTCTCTACTCAATGAACAAAGCAATCTGTACCCCCAGAGCAGCTTTTACAAACTCATTTCGTCGTAGACAAGGCTTCACTAAAATCCGTCTGAACCGTTTTGTCTCCTCTTATTTTGGACGCGAAAATAAATAGATCTTAAAAACTCACCCCACTCGCCtgccgttgccccccccccccccccccccccctgcctgctATAGAGCATTTGGTTAACGCATTAGGGACATGAAACTGTAGCGACTGAAACAACCGGAGACTCTTCGGTCTCCAAGAGCACCAAAAGTATTAAAAGTGTTGTCGTAAAAGCGGCACCGTTTGGGCTCTGTCGCTGCCTGGTCAGCACCGCGAGCgttgttggtttgtgtgtgtgtgtgtgtgtgtgtttgtattcatTGTTCTGTAATGCACCAGTATCAGTGTCAATATGCACGAACACGTTTGAGCGTTATGATTCAGAGGGGGGGTTCACCGTTGCGTCGATGGATTCAGTGAGATGTTCGAACACGGTCGGGCGCCTGTCAGTGTTTGCAGCCTCCGGACGTTGAGGCTCTGAGGCGCCGCGAGGCCCAAAGACATCAGTTTcaaggtcagacaggaagttgtgtgtgtgtgaacaaataCAGTACAGAGACCATGCAccagtgtgtaggtgtgtgtgtgtgtgtgggggggggtatcagcAAAGTAGCACCAGGGGACTAAGGTCAGCCAGTGGTCTATGTGGGATAGAGGGAAGCAGTCCATtacagtgtgagtgtgagtgtgtgtgggggggggggggtatgtttgCCAGTCCAGCCAACCCTCATGTACGTACTAGCTGTACACAGCGTGTTATCTGTGTGGTTCAGTCATTACatactgcttgtgtgtgtgtgtgtgcctgtgtgtgtgtgtgtgtgtgtgtgcgtgcgtgtgtgtgtgtgtgtgtgtgtgtgtgtgtgtgtgtgtgtgtgcgtgtgtgcgtgtgactagTTGCAGGCGAAGTACTCCTTGAGTGGGGCGAAGAGGTGCCGGATGACGGGGACGCTCCAGGAGCGACCCAGCAGCCTCTGCCTGGCCAGGCGACTCATGTTGGACACGTCGGTGTAGTGGACGGGGAAACCAAACACcctggagacacacacgcacgcacacgcacacacacaaacacacacacacacacacacgcacacacgccgtGTATAGTAAGGTTACGTTAGAGTATTTAACAAAATTAACAAGATGttatctgaaaaataaaagacacaaaaacattggTGTCCAtatgagacacacacaagcacactcCACCGTACCTTTCCATCTCGGTACACCAGAGGATGTCCTCCTTGTTGTCCATGAAGACGGGGAAATGCTCGTCTTTCCCCTGCTTCACAGAGTTGGATCGTGTCGTTATCGTACGCAACTTCTCAAACTGGAATTAAGATCCAGAACcaaacacgcacaaacgcagacagacacacacagacaaatccTCTTTTTAATCCTACGGCTAcctttctgcagcagctttccACGAGGCAGTATGTGACACCAAAGAACTTattcaatgtgaatccaattgttcaaggtttttttttttttcatggttaaggaatctaaaaatatcgataaaataaaatgtcatcatttttggtgtaaatcacaatatagggagaccaTTTATCAATTTCCTCACATCCCAGTCATTCTCTAAACTTTTCTTAAAATCACGTGGCACAGAATGTAACAATCTGCAGTCGTCTGTACTCTCTAATTGTGTGTGGAATCCTCAATCTCGCTTCACaacagtccaaaaaaaaaacatggcaacaacacacacacacgtatgacATGGGTACCTTGGCCGTGCGTCCGTGCTCGAGGCACTCCTGCAGGTCCAGCTTGTCGTTGGACATGGGACTCAAAGGTCTGCGATGAGAAGGGGGGTAAAGAATAACAAGCTTTACACGGATGAGGGCTGAAGCCGCGACACGCGCCATGAAAACGATGACCCGGCTCCAAATAGCTGGAATGTTTGAGTCACCT is part of the Brachionichthys hirsutus isolate HB-005 unplaced genomic scaffold, CSIRO-AGI_Bhir_v1 contig_360, whole genome shotgun sequence genome and encodes:
- the LOC137917463 gene encoding DNA (cytosine-5)-methyltransferase 3A-like, which translates into the protein ARPKPGDERPFFWLFENVVAMGVSDKRDISRFLECNPVMIDAKEVSAAHRARYFWGNLPGMSRPLSPMSNDKLDLQECLEHGRTAKFEKLRTITTRSNSVKQGKDEHFPVFMDNKEDILWCTEMERVFGFPVHYTDVSNMSRLARQRLLGRSWSVPVIRHLFAPLKEYFACN